CCGGTCGGCGGAAGCACGTCCCGGGTGGTGCCTTCGTCGAGCTTCGGCGCGGCAAGCGCGGCCGGGCCGCAGGGGACGGCTCGTGTCACCGTGGGCATCACGCACCGCCCCCACAGGTCAGCCTGGCGTCGGCCCAGTCCGCGTGGTCCGCGGAGACATCGCCGTCCCCGTCGACCAGCAGGTCCAGCCAGCGGGCGTCGGTCACGTCCACGTCGACGGCCGTGCCGCCGTCGGAGCCGCGTACCACCGGGGTCTTCGTGAGCGAGCGGCCGTCGGCGACCACCTGGAAGGAGACGCTGCCGCTGTCGCCGACCTCGTCGTCCACTCCGGCGGTCGCGGTGAAGCGGGTGCAGCCGCCGCCGAGGTAGACGTGGATCCGGCTGTTCGCGTGCACGCCGAGGCCCTTGGCGTAGGTGGTGCCGCCGATGCTCAGAGGGCGTCCGTCGCCGGCCGCGGCCTCTCCGTTGGAGGTGTCCTTCTCCACGGGGCCCCAGCCGTTGACCGCCGTGACGAGGGTGAGGTCGCTGACGTGGGCGTCGGCGGACAGCCCCGGCGGCGGCACCTGCACGGCCCGGACACCGGTCACGGCGCGCGGACGGCCGTGCTGGGTCAGCTCGGCGGTCGCGGACAGGACGGCGTAGTGGACGGGATCACCCGGCGGGGTGACGGTGTAGTCCGCGGTCACCGTGCCGCCCGGCCGGACCCGGTCGAAACGGACGGTGTCGTCGGTGGTCGCCTTCCAGCCTTCCGGGACCTTCAGCGTCAGCCGGACGTTCCGGGCGATCGGCGCGTCCTTCGGCACGCTGAGGGTGACGGGGACCTTCACGGCGGTGCCGGTGCCCATGAACGGGTCGGCGTCGACGGTGACGTGAGCGCCCGCGGCCGGCATGGCGTAGGTCTTCGCGTCGTACGAGGGAGCGGCCACCGTGGCCACCTTGATGCCGCCCGCGGAGGCGCCGAGGCCGACGAGCCTCACCGAACCCGGGCCCGCGCCGTCCTCGGTGGACCACACGGCCAGGGCGATGGTGTTGTTGCCCTGCTCGCGCAGGAGACCCTTCGGGATGACGAACCGTGACTGCGGCCCGGTGCCGGGCAGGTAGCGGCCGATCAGCCAGCCGTTGACGAAGATCTGGGCGCGGTAGCCGGTACGACCGCCGGCGGCCCCGGCGAGTTCGAGTGCGAGTGCGTTGTCCTGGCCCTGCGGCAGGTCCAGCCGGGCGGACGTGCGGTACCAGCGCACGCCGGGCCCGGTCCTGCGGGTCTGCCGGGCGAGCGTGGTGCTCTTCCAGCCGCCGTCGGAGTACCCCGGCAGCGACCAGCCGGCCCGCTCCCCGTACAGCCCGCCGTTGTTGTACGGCCCACGGGCGGTGTCGGCCGGGTCCTCGCCGCCTCGGCTGCCCTGGATCTTCCAGGTGAGGGTGGAGGCCCCGCCGATCACCTCGGCGCCGAGCAGTCCGCGCGGCTCCTTGGAGTAGTCGTGGCCCCATTCCTCGTTGTGACCCGCGTTCTCCACAAGGACGGAGAGGACGTTGTCCCCGCCCCCTTCGCCGGCCTTCAGCGCGCCGGCCGGGATGTCGAAGGTGTGCGCGCCGCCGCCGGAGCTGCCGAGGTAGCGGCCGTTGAGCCAGACCGCGTACTGGCCGGTGCTGCCGGTCGTGGCGTCGAGTGCGAGCGCGGTCGCGGCACCGGTGGTCCTGAACCGGCCGCGGTACCACACGTTGCCGTGGTGGAAGCCGTACTCGTCCATCGCGAGGACCGGCAGCGATCCGGCCAGATCCGGGTCGGCGGCGGTGAGGTGGTCGGCGGTGGTCCAGGAGGAGTCGTCGAAGCCGGGAGCGGCCTCCGGTGCCTCCTCTTTGTACGTCCATGTCCTGAGCGCGGGCAGCTCGACCGGACGTGGCGCCTCGGTGACGGCGACCTTGCGGCCGTTCCAGGTGGCCTTCCCGGCGTCCGCGATGACCTCGATCTTCGCCGCCTCGGTGGAGTCGCCGGTCAGTTTCAGAGTGCCGTCCGTCTCCTGGGCGGTACGGACGAGGGAGGGGCCTCGTACCAGGACCGGACCCGTGGCGGTGTCCTGCCGCCACCAGTGGGCGGTCTCGGCGGTGTCGGCGATCAGCAGTTCCATGCCGTTCACCCGCACCCGTGCCAGACCCTTGTGGGTGTAGTTCAGCCGCAGGTCACCGCGTTCGGCGTCCCAGGTGGGGGTGACATCGCCGTCGAGGACGGTCACCTCGGGCCGCGCGGCGTACCGCAGCACGGTCTCGCCGGTCTCGCCCGCCCGCCCGTACAGCAGCGCCACTTCCCGGCCCCCGATCCGGGCGTGCGTCATGATCTCCGAGGTGGAGTAGACGAGCCGCTGGCTTCGGCCCAGGTCGTAGCCGGCCACGAGCAGTTTGGCGTCCCGGCCGTCGACGGTGATCGTTCCCTGCTGGGGCACCCGCGGGTAGTCGCCGTCCGCGCCCTTCAGCGACAGGGTGGTCTCGTCCTTGTCCTTCACACGGGTGTCGGCGTGCCGCACGGTGAAGAACTGAGTGCCGTCGTCGGGGTTGACGCGCCGGTCGATGCGCAGGGCCTGATCGGTGGGAGTGGGCGCCTCGGCCCTGTCGGTGCGCGCCAGCGAGGTCACCGAGTTGACCATGTACCCGAGACGCTTGAACTCCTGGTATTTGTCGGTGAGTTGGCGGGACTCGTTGATCGGGGCGCCATAGTCGTACGACGTGTACACCGCGTTGGGGTCGGCGAGCCAGCCCCAGTTGGTGCCGCCGTACGTCATGTAGAAGGACTGGCCGCTCACCCCGGCCGCGATGTTCATCTTGCTGAACACCCGGGTGAAGTCGGTGCCGGTGAGTTTCGCGCAGTCCTGGTATCCGGTGCCGCCCCAGGGGTCGAACGCGCCGCCCTGCGCCTCGGGGATGAGCAGCGGGGACTCGGGCTTCCACTCGTTGACGTAGGAATAGTCGGGCAGGTTCTTCCAGGAGTCGGGGTTCTTGCAGTCGAAGCCCTGCGGATAGGCGTCGAAACCGTAGATGTCGGGGGCGCCCTTGCCGCTCACCCAGTTCTTGTTGGCCCCGCCGTCGTTGACGAAGGTCGGGACGTCGATGCCGTCCGCACGCGCCCAGTCGATGAGGGTCTGCATGTAGTCGGCGTCGTGCCGGCCGCCCTGGTACTCGTTCTCGACCTGATACAGAATCACCGAGCCCGTCCCGCGCGTGAGTTGGTGGCGTGCGATGACCGGGTTGATCCGGCTCATCCACTCCCGGGCCGCCTTCAGGTACTCCGGCTCGGAGGTGCGGTTGACGCCTGCCTGTGTCGTGCGCCAGGCGGGCATGCCGCCGCCGGAGACCTCCGCGTTGATGTACGGGCCCGGGCGGGCGATCACGTACAGGCCCGCCCGCTCGGCCTCGTCGAGCAGCCGCTCCACGTCGCGGATGCCGGTGAAGTCGTACGAGCCGGGCTTGGAGGAGTGGTACCCCCAGTCGAAGTAGAGCGAGACCGCGTTGAACCCGCCCGCCTTGATCTTCTGGAGCACATCGCGCCAGGCGTCGGGACTGGGCAGCCGGAAATAGTGGAACTCGGCGCCCCACAGGTACAGGGGCTTGCCGTCGACCCGCACGGAGTACTGGTCATAGGTGACGGTGTGCGGGGCGGCGCCGGGCTTCGCCCCGGCGGGTGCCGCGACGGCGTGCGTACTGGTCAGGGGCATGACAGTAAGGGCCGTGGCGAGCAGCAGGGACCTCCACTTCGCTCTCATTTGGTCAGCCCCTTCACGACTGCGGTCCGCGCGGTCTCGATGTCGCCCACGTCCTTCGTGCGGCCGTCCAGACCGCGGGTCGCGGTGGCGAGGGCCTCGGTCAGCGCGGCGCTTTCGGCGCCGCCGTCCTTCCTGCGCAGCTCGGCGACGAGTTCGTAGTCCTCGATGCCCTCCTTCAGCTGCTCCCAGCGGATGCTGGACATCGGACCGTCCTTGCCCGGGTAGACCAGGTACTCGTCGCCCTGGGTGAAGATGTGCACCGGTTGCTTGAAGGGGTCGCTGGTCCAGCTGTTGTACGACCAGCGCAGGAAGCCGTCCAGACCGCGCTGGGCGGAGATCCACGGCAGCATCCGCGACTCGACGGCGGGGGAGAACGTCAGCGTGTTGGGGTGGGCCGGCGCCCCGTACACGTAGAAGGTCGTGATCTTGCCTGCCCTGCGCCGCTCGGCCGCCTTCTCCTTCGTCATCGCGTCGATGCCGCCCCAGTCGACGGACAGGTTGGACGCGACGCCCTCGGTGCTGATCGAACCGGCCACGGAGATACGGTCGTCGAAGACGGGCGCGACCTCGTGGACGAAGTTCCTGACCACGGTCATCGTGTCGATCGGCCGCTCGTCGAAGGACAGCCAGGTGTCCTCCAGCCAGCCCTTCGCCTTCAGGTGCTTCTCGAAGGCGGGCAGGAACGCTCCCCACGCCTCACGCCAGCGGCTGCCGCCCAGATCGACGTTCTCGTAGACGGTTCTGCCGGTGCTGGTGTCGGTGTAGGTGAGGTGCTCCCGGTCCTGGAAGGCCAGCATGGAGAAGGCGCCGATGTCGGGCCCGAGACCGGCGCCTCTGGCGGTCCGGACGTACTTGTCCCAGCGGCCGAAGTCGAAGGAGAACGCCTTTCCGTTCCACTTCCAGCCCACCATGCTGGTGTACGGCGTGGCCGTCTGCGACGCCCTGGTGCCGAGCGACCACTGGTGGTGCCACGGGTTGTCGACAATGGTGGTGTTGATGACCTTCTGCCCGCGCGAGGCCAGGTCGCGGTCGTACGCGCCGATCAGCTTCCAGTGCTCGTCGGACCAGAGCTCGACGCCGTGATTCCTGGCGATCGTCTCCGGCTGCGCCCATACGTCGAGGAAGAAGGAGTAGTCCTTCGGGTCGGGCACGCTCGCGTCCGCGACCTCGATGGTCAGCGGATAGTGGGCCTGGGTACGGCCGTCGGCGTCGACCTCGACCGTGCCGGTGTAGGTGCCGGGCCTGGCCCGCCCGGGGATGTGGAAGGTGAACCACAGCGGCTGGGCCGCGTACGCGGGTACGTCGACGGAGGACCGCTCCTCCAGCGGGTCTGCGACCACGTCGGGGTTGCGGTCCCCGGACACCTCCTTGCCGGAGCTGACCTGGTCGATGGTGGCGGACCAGTCGACCTCGCTCTTGGAGCGCTGCACGGGCACGTACCTGACGAACCTGACCTGGGTGTCGGCGCCGGACAGCTTCGCGCCGCCGGGGCCGGTCAGATCGCCGACCACGGCCTTGACGTCGCGGAGACGGTGGCCGGAGGCGATCGCCAGCTGCGCCGAGACCTGCTCGTTGCGGACGGCGGAGAGCTTCAGCTCCTTGGTGTCCTTGCCCTGGATGGGGGTCATCGGGTACCGCGGGACCCTTTCCTCCGCGGAGCCGGCGAAGGAGCCGGTGGGGACCCAGGTGAGGGTGTCCCTGGTGCCCATGGCGTCGGCGACCTTGACGGTCAGCCAGGTGGTGGTGGTCCTGGAGCCGAGGTCGGTGCCGGTGGTGGCCGCACCGGTGACGGCGATCGCGGTGGTGCTCGCGGCCACGACGACGCCCGCGACGAAGCCGGCGAGGGCTGAGGACGTACGTGCCATGGGCTGGGTCCCTCTCTCTCACGAAGGTGCAGGGAAGTGGGGCCCCGGCAGGCCCCGGGGAGGGCGAGGTCCTGCCGGGAAGCGGGGGTCGCCGGCGTCGGCGCGTGTCAGGAGGTGACGGAGAATCCGCTGAAGACGGCTTCGATGTTCTGGCCGGGGTAGTTGACGTTGGCCGCGCCGGCGACCATCCCGGCGTCTTCGGTGCCGGAGGCAGAGGGCACCTGTGCGGTGCCGACCTGCGACCAGGTCTCGCCGTCCTTGCTGGCGTACGCGGTGTAGGTGGTGCCGTCCCGGGTCAGCTTGAGATGCGCCGGGTGGTAGGTGGAACCGCCGCCCGCCCAGGTGTCGAGCTTCCCGTCGCCGTCGCTGTCGGTCATGAACTCCAGGCCGTAGCTCTGGGTCATGACCAGCACCGCGTAACCGCCCTTCTCCGGCGCGGTCAGGTCGTTGGCGAGGGCGATGCCCGCCTTGCCGACCGGTGAGGCGCTGTTCTGCGAGACCAGCCGGGCCTGCACGGTGGCCTTCTCGCCGGCCGCGTCGTCGCGGTAGATGACGCCCTTCTCGTCCTTCCAGCCGGACAGGTCCTGGCCGCCCGCCCAGATGGCGAACTGGTCACCGGCCTGGGCGTATCGGGGGTCCTCGGAGGTGGTGTCGGTCGTCAGGTACGGCTCCTGGACACTGCCCGGGGCGGGCTTCACCCGCGCCTGCACGGTGTCCGACACCTTCGTCGACCCGCTGTGGGCTCTGTAGGTGGCGGTGCCGGTGAGGTCGTGGCTGCCCCAGCGGGCGTCGTCAGCCGGGGTCACGGTCCAGGTGGTGGTGAGTGTGGCGCCGTTCTTGAGGGACTTCGCGGTGCTCGGGCCGGCCGCCGCCGCATGCCAGCCGTCGGGCAGGCCCAGTGCCGCCTTCACGCTCCCGATGGGCCCGGTGCCCCAGTTGGTCACCTCGGTGGTCACCTGGAACGGCCTACCGGAGTCGGTGGCCGGGGCGTCCGGGGTGATCAGGACGGAGGCGGCCGGGACGTCGTCGCGCTTGAGGGCCCTGACGGCCTTGGCGGCACCCTCCGCCTTGAGATCGACGAAGGCCGGCGTGACGCCGAGCGGCGCCGCGTACCCCTTGAGCGTCCTGGGGCCGCGGATCACGGTGCCCTGGTTCACGTCGTACCAGGTGCCCGGCGGCAGATGGACGGAGCGGGTGGCGCCGCTGCTCAGCTTGGGCGCGGCCAGCACGGCCGGTCCGAGCATCCACTCGTCGGTGACGGTGTAACTCGCCTCGTCCTTCGGGAAGTCGAAGAACAGCGGCCGCATGATCGGATCGCCGGTCTTCAGGGTGCTCCGCACCTGGTCCCAGATGTAGGGGGCGAGTTTCTCGTGCGTCCTGATCGCCTGCCGGTAGAGGTCGACCGTCTCCTGGTCGTAGTCCACCTTCTGCCCGGTGGTGGTGTCGTTGGTGTCCACAGCGGAGGTCGAGGCGTACATCAGCGGCATCAGCGAGGCGGACTGCGCCCAGCGCACCAGGACGTCCTTCGACGGTGCGGGCTGACCGCCGGAGCCGCCGATCATGTCGGACTCGACGAACGGGTAGCCGATGGTGGAGATGGCCAGGTTCTGGGAGGCGGAGGCGCGCAGGGAGTCCCAGCCGGTGCCCTTGTCGACCTGACGGGTGACGAAACCGGCCTCGTGGGCCGTCCGGTTCCAGTGCACCCGGATGCCGGCGCCCTGGAGGTCGAACCCGTCGGCGAGCTGTGTACCGAGCTTCTGGTAGTCCGTGGCCTGGTGGCCCTCGCGCGGCGCGCACTTCTCGTCGAAGAAGCGGGTGTCGAACTTCAGCCCGTCGATGTCGTACGTGTCCATCAGGGTTTTGAGGTTGCCCTCGTACCAGGCCCTGGCGTCGGGGTTCGCCAGGTCGATGATCCCGGCCTGCCCGTTCCACCAGGTCACCTCACACGGCTTGCTCGTGTCCTCGGCGTCCTTGAGCAAGTAGTCGTGGTCGACGGCGTACCGGTAGTTGTCGGAGTCCAGGTTGATCCACAGGGTGACCCAGATGCCGAAGTCGAACCCCATGTCGTGGATCTTCTTGGAGAGCCCTTGGGGATCGGGGAAGGTATTGGGGTCCCAGGTCAGATTGCCGTAGTTCGATTCCCACTTGTCGTCGAGCTGGATGGTGTGCCCGTCCAGGCCGTTGTCGTGGAGGTCGGTGGCGTAGTCGAGCAGTTTCTCCTGGTCGACCTTGGTGTAGAACTGCGCCCACGAGTTCCACAGAGGCTTGGCGTACTGCTCGTACGGGGCGTCGGACTTGGCGGGCTTGCCGACGACGCCGATGTAGTCGCGGTAGACCTCCAGCGGGGTCGACTCCACGAACACGGTGGCCTTGTAGGGGTCGGGCGAGCCGACGGTGAAGGTGCCGAGGCCGTCCTTGCCCTTGTTGATCGCCACGTCCATGACGTTCCCCGTGTCGACGCGCAGGCCGGTCGACCTGGAGGTGTACCAGAACGGGTCGATCATGTTGTACGACGCCGGACCGAAGCTCTTGTGGTCGACCTCGCCCGCGTCGAGCGGCCAGGGCTGGTCGACCCCCGGGCCGCCCTGCGGGGTTTCCGCCTCGCCGTGGCCGTACCAGTGGCCGGCCGCCGACAGGTCGTAGGCGAGGCCCAGTTGCTTCGCCGCGCCGCCGTGCACGTCCCAGTCGAGTTGGTACCGGTCGGCGCCGGGGGTGATGCGGGCCCGCACCGTGACGCCGTCGAGCGTGCTGTCCGCCGTGACGGTCAGAACACCGTTCTTCCACGTCCAGTCGGTGACCCCGGTCGCGTGCTGCCAGATTCCGTCGGCCCCGGCGAAGCGCAGGGCGCCGGTGTCGCCGGGGGCGGTGGCGAGCACGGTCTTCCCGGCGCGGCGCGTGGTCAGGGCGAGTTGACCGGTGGCCACGTCGAGGGTGTAGCCGGGTGCGCCGGCGGAGGCCGGCATGGAGACCGTGACGGCGTGCGCGGTGCGGACCACCTTGGGCCCGCCGGTGCCGGCGGTGGTGGTCGGGCGGTCGGCGGCCGTTGCCGTGGCGGAG
This Streptomyces sp. NBC_00377 DNA region includes the following protein-coding sequences:
- a CDS encoding TIM-barrel domain-containing protein, which produces MPASAGAPGYTLDVATGQLALTTRRAGKTVLATAPGDTGALRFAGADGIWQHATGVTDWTWKNGVLTVTADSTLDGVTVRARITPGADRYQLDWDVHGGAAKQLGLAYDLSAAGHWYGHGEAETPQGGPGVDQPWPLDAGEVDHKSFGPASYNMIDPFWYTSRSTGLRVDTGNVMDVAINKGKDGLGTFTVGSPDPYKATVFVESTPLEVYRDYIGVVGKPAKSDAPYEQYAKPLWNSWAQFYTKVDQEKLLDYATDLHDNGLDGHTIQLDDKWESNYGNLTWDPNTFPDPQGLSKKIHDMGFDFGIWVTLWINLDSDNYRYAVDHDYLLKDAEDTSKPCEVTWWNGQAGIIDLANPDARAWYEGNLKTLMDTYDIDGLKFDTRFFDEKCAPREGHQATDYQKLGTQLADGFDLQGAGIRVHWNRTAHEAGFVTRQVDKGTGWDSLRASASQNLAISTIGYPFVESDMIGGSGGQPAPSKDVLVRWAQSASLMPLMYASTSAVDTNDTTTGQKVDYDQETVDLYRQAIRTHEKLAPYIWDQVRSTLKTGDPIMRPLFFDFPKDEASYTVTDEWMLGPAVLAAPKLSSGATRSVHLPPGTWYDVNQGTVIRGPRTLKGYAAPLGVTPAFVDLKAEGAAKAVRALKRDDVPAASVLITPDAPATDSGRPFQVTTEVTNWGTGPIGSVKAALGLPDGWHAAAAGPSTAKSLKNGATLTTTWTVTPADDARWGSHDLTGTATYRAHSGSTKVSDTVQARVKPAPGSVQEPYLTTDTTSEDPRYAQAGDQFAIWAGGQDLSGWKDEKGVIYRDDAAGEKATVQARLVSQNSASPVGKAGIALANDLTAPEKGGYAVLVMTQSYGLEFMTDSDGDGKLDTWAGGGSTYHPAHLKLTRDGTTYTAYASKDGETWSQVGTAQVPSASGTEDAGMVAGAANVNYPGQNIEAVFSGFSVTS
- a CDS encoding DUF4091 domain-containing protein, whose product is MARTSSALAGFVAGVVVAASTTAIAVTGAATTGTDLGSRTTTTWLTVKVADAMGTRDTLTWVPTGSFAGSAEERVPRYPMTPIQGKDTKELKLSAVRNEQVSAQLAIASGHRLRDVKAVVGDLTGPGGAKLSGADTQVRFVRYVPVQRSKSEVDWSATIDQVSSGKEVSGDRNPDVVADPLEERSSVDVPAYAAQPLWFTFHIPGRARPGTYTGTVEVDADGRTQAHYPLTIEVADASVPDPKDYSFFLDVWAQPETIARNHGVELWSDEHWKLIGAYDRDLASRGQKVINTTIVDNPWHHQWSLGTRASQTATPYTSMVGWKWNGKAFSFDFGRWDKYVRTARGAGLGPDIGAFSMLAFQDREHLTYTDTSTGRTVYENVDLGGSRWREAWGAFLPAFEKHLKAKGWLEDTWLSFDERPIDTMTVVRNFVHEVAPVFDDRISVAGSISTEGVASNLSVDWGGIDAMTKEKAAERRRAGKITTFYVYGAPAHPNTLTFSPAVESRMLPWISAQRGLDGFLRWSYNSWTSDPFKQPVHIFTQGDEYLVYPGKDGPMSSIRWEQLKEGIEDYELVAELRRKDGGAESAALTEALATATRGLDGRTKDVGDIETARTAVVKGLTK
- a CDS encoding beta-galactosidase, with translation MRAKWRSLLLATALTVMPLTSTHAVAAPAGAKPGAAPHTVTYDQYSVRVDGKPLYLWGAEFHYFRLPSPDAWRDVLQKIKAGGFNAVSLYFDWGYHSSKPGSYDFTGIRDVERLLDEAERAGLYVIARPGPYINAEVSGGGMPAWRTTQAGVNRTSEPEYLKAAREWMSRINPVIARHQLTRGTGSVILYQVENEYQGGRHDADYMQTLIDWARADGIDVPTFVNDGGANKNWVSGKGAPDIYGFDAYPQGFDCKNPDSWKNLPDYSYVNEWKPESPLLIPEAQGGAFDPWGGTGYQDCAKLTGTDFTRVFSKMNIAAGVSGQSFYMTYGGTNWGWLADPNAVYTSYDYGAPINESRQLTDKYQEFKRLGYMVNSVTSLARTDRAEAPTPTDQALRIDRRVNPDDGTQFFTVRHADTRVKDKDETTLSLKGADGDYPRVPQQGTITVDGRDAKLLVAGYDLGRSQRLVYSTSEIMTHARIGGREVALLYGRAGETGETVLRYAARPEVTVLDGDVTPTWDAERGDLRLNYTHKGLARVRVNGMELLIADTAETAHWWRQDTATGPVLVRGPSLVRTAQETDGTLKLTGDSTEAAKIEVIADAGKATWNGRKVAVTEAPRPVELPALRTWTYKEEAPEAAPGFDDSSWTTADHLTAADPDLAGSLPVLAMDEYGFHHGNVWYRGRFRTTGAATALALDATTGSTGQYAVWLNGRYLGSSGGGAHTFDIPAGALKAGEGGGDNVLSVLVENAGHNEEWGHDYSKEPRGLLGAEVIGGASTLTWKIQGSRGGEDPADTARGPYNNGGLYGERAGWSLPGYSDGGWKSTTLARQTRRTGPGVRWYRTSARLDLPQGQDNALALELAGAAGGRTGYRAQIFVNGWLIGRYLPGTGPQSRFVIPKGLLREQGNNTIALAVWSTEDGAGPGSVRLVGLGASAGGIKVATVAAPSYDAKTYAMPAAGAHVTVDADPFMGTGTAVKVPVTLSVPKDAPIARNVRLTLKVPEGWKATTDDTVRFDRVRPGGTVTADYTVTPPGDPVHYAVLSATAELTQHGRPRAVTGVRAVQVPPPGLSADAHVSDLTLVTAVNGWGPVEKDTSNGEAAAGDGRPLSIGGTTYAKGLGVHANSRIHVYLGGGCTRFTATAGVDDEVGDSGSVSFQVVADGRSLTKTPVVRGSDGGTAVDVDVTDARWLDLLVDGDGDVSADHADWADARLTCGGGA